The Wigglesworthia glossinidia endosymbiont of Glossina morsitans morsitans (Yale colony) genome has a window encoding:
- the ubiB gene encoding ubiquinone biosynthesis regulatory protein kinase UbiB encodes MLRNSYRLYEIIKIILTYGLDDVIPKKYIFFHLFRKLFFWLSNKHKSMQFSKRLRFTLEKLGPIWIKFGQMLSTRRDLFDNSIINQLENLQNNTTPFDGHKARKCIENSIKSSIDSQFNNFNITPIASASIAQIHTAKLKNGKEVIIKVIRPNIILKIKADIRLMLKIAKLISWISKYGKNLKLISIIKEYEKILLQETNLLYEAVNTMQLRRNFKKSCMLYIPKVYINYCSKTVMVVEKIQGIHINNISILKKYGINMKLLAERGVKIFFAQVFRDNFFHGDMHPGNILVSHKQPNNPKYIAIDCGIIGRLEKLDKYLLAENFIAFFNRDYRKIAKLHIYAGWVDKYTNINDLEIAIRIVCEPIFEKKLSDISFGKILLAFFTATRNFNFSIQPQLILLQKTLFYIEGIGKQLYPKLDLWKTAKPFLENWIKNEIGFIGTLRYLKKKLPFWISYPNIKYQKNMLSRFNLSNQKNKICTSKSINYITFLKLVFLFLLGVVFFLCSIVLTFFQKKTINIFSIVLIIFSICIWLYIWNVLKKLE; translated from the coding sequence ATGGATTAGATGATGTAATACCAAAAAAATATATTTTTTTTCACCTTTTTAGAAAATTATTTTTTTGGTTATCTAACAAACATAAATCAATGCAATTTTCTAAAAGATTACGATTTACTCTTGAAAAATTAGGACCCATATGGATTAAATTTGGACAAATGTTATCGACTCGTCGTGATTTATTTGACAATAGTATTATTAATCAATTAGAAAATTTGCAAAATAATACTACTCCCTTTGATGGTCATAAAGCGCGTAAATGTATTGAAAATTCTATTAAAAGTTCTATCGATTCTCAATTTAATAACTTTAATATTACACCTATAGCATCTGCTTCTATTGCTCAAATACATACAGCAAAGCTAAAAAACGGTAAAGAAGTTATTATTAAAGTGATTCGTCCAAATATAATATTAAAAATTAAAGCTGACATTCGATTAATGCTTAAGATCGCTAAATTAATTTCTTGGATTTCTAAATATGGGAAAAATTTAAAATTAATCAGTATTATTAAAGAATATGAAAAAATATTATTGCAAGAAACAAATTTACTGTATGAAGCAGTAAATACTATGCAATTAAGACGTAACTTTAAAAAAAGTTGCATGTTATATATACCAAAAGTATATATTAATTATTGTAGCAAAACTGTTATGGTTGTAGAAAAAATTCAAGGAATTCATATTAATAACATTAGCATTTTAAAAAAATATGGAATAAATATGAAGCTACTTGCTGAAAGAGGAGTAAAAATATTTTTTGCTCAAGTATTTAGAGATAATTTCTTCCATGGAGATATGCATCCCGGCAATATTTTAGTAAGTCATAAACAACCAAACAATCCCAAATATATTGCTATTGATTGCGGTATTATTGGAAGATTAGAAAAATTAGACAAGTATTTATTAGCAGAAAATTTCATTGCTTTTTTTAATAGAGATTATCGAAAAATAGCAAAATTACATATTTATGCTGGATGGGTTGACAAGTATACGAATATAAATGATTTAGAAATTGCTATTAGAATAGTATGCGAGCCAATTTTTGAAAAAAAATTATCAGATATTTCTTTTGGAAAAATTTTGCTTGCATTTTTTACGGCTACCCGAAACTTTAATTTTTCTATTCAACCGCAATTAATTTTACTTCAAAAGACTTTGTTTTACATAGAAGGTATTGGAAAACAATTATATCCTAAATTAGATTTATGGAAAACAGCTAAGCCTTTTTTAGAAAATTGGATTAAAAATGAAATAGGATTTATAGGAACATTACGTTATTTAAAAAAAAAACTGCCTTTTTGGATATCATATCCAAATATTAAATATCAAAAAAATATGTTATCTCGATTTAATTTGAGTAATCAAAAAAATAAAATTTGCACATCGAAATCTATTAATTATATTACTTTTTTAAAACTAGTTTTTTTATTTTTATTAGGAGTAGTTTTTTTTCTATGTAGCATTGTACTAACTTTTTTTCAAAAAAAAACAATAAATATATTTTCAATTGTGCTTATAATCTTTAGTATTTGTATATGGTTGTATATATGGAATGTTTTAAAAAAATTAGAATAA
- a CDS encoding TrkH family potassium uptake protein has product MHFRTICRIVGLLVILFSVTMIFPSIISLIYQDGTGIAFIQTFICAQIIGFFFWAPNLREKNELQPRESFLIVVLFWIVLGSVGALPFLFAKYPHLSITDAFFESFSGLTTTGATILLHLDTLPESILFYRQMLQWFGGMGIIVLALAILPMLGVGGMQLYKAEMPGPIKDNKMRPRIAETAKTLWLIYVALTCLCTLSLWGAGLPIFEAITHSFSTVSIGGFSTHDSNIGFYNSTSVEIIIAIFLIISGCNYSLHFAAFSKKEIKVYYQDTEFRIFILMQIILILISFITLWSMNNNISSLETFKKVYFQVISISTTAGFTTDKIVNWPTFLPILLIFASCIGSCSGSTGGGIKVIRMILLYLQGSKELKKLVHPNAIYSIKVDDHALSNKILKNIWGFFLAYILIFIVGALIIIATGVDYCSAFSSVAAALNNVGIGFGIVENNFASLHNTAKWILILTMLFGRLEIFTLLILFTPTFWRK; this is encoded by the coding sequence ATGCATTTTCGTACTATATGTCGTATTGTTGGATTATTAGTAATCCTATTTTCTGTTACCATGATTTTTCCTAGTATCATATCATTAATTTATCAAGATGGGACTGGTATTGCATTTATTCAAACATTTATATGTGCACAAATTATAGGATTCTTTTTTTGGGCACCCAACTTACGTGAAAAAAATGAACTTCAACCGAGAGAAAGTTTTTTGATAGTAGTTTTATTTTGGATAGTTTTAGGCAGCGTAGGAGCTTTGCCATTTTTATTTGCAAAATATCCTCATTTATCTATCACTGATGCATTCTTTGAATCTTTTTCAGGATTAACAACAACAGGAGCAACAATTTTATTACATTTAGATACGCTACCAGAATCTATTTTGTTTTATCGACAAATGTTGCAATGGTTTGGCGGTATGGGAATTATTGTGTTAGCTTTGGCAATCTTACCTATGTTAGGCGTAGGAGGCATGCAACTGTATAAAGCAGAAATGCCAGGACCTATTAAAGATAACAAGATGCGACCAAGAATTGCTGAAACTGCAAAAACATTATGGCTAATTTATGTAGCACTAACTTGTTTATGTACATTATCTTTATGGGGTGCAGGTTTACCAATATTCGAAGCAATAACTCACAGTTTTTCGACAGTATCTATTGGAGGATTCTCTACACATGATAGTAACATTGGATTTTATAATAGTACGAGTGTTGAAATAATTATTGCTATATTTCTAATAATATCAGGATGCAATTATTCCTTACATTTTGCTGCGTTTAGCAAGAAAGAAATTAAAGTATATTATCAAGATACAGAATTTAGAATATTTATTTTGATGCAAATTATATTAATTTTGATTTCTTTTATAACTTTGTGGAGTATGAATAATAATATTTCTAGCTTAGAAACATTTAAAAAAGTTTATTTTCAAGTGATTTCAATTAGTACAACGGCAGGATTTACAACAGATAAAATAGTTAATTGGCCAACATTTTTACCAATATTATTAATATTTGCATCTTGTATTGGAAGTTGTTCGGGATCAACAGGAGGTGGAATTAAAGTTATTCGTATGATTTTGTTATATTTACAAGGTTCTAAGGAACTAAAGAAATTAGTACATCCTAATGCAATTTATAGTATTAAAGTAGATGATCATGCACTATCAAATAAAATATTAAAAAATATTTGGGGATTTTTTTTAGCATACATTTTAATTTTTATAGTAGGCGCGTTAATAATAATAGCCACTGGTGTAGATTATTGTTCTGCTTTTTCTTCTGTAGCAGCTGCTTTAAATAATGTAGGAATAGGTTTTGGTATAGTAGAAAATAATTTTGCCTCTCTTCATAATACTGCAAAATGGATTTTGATATTAACAATGTTATTTGGTAGATTAGAAATTTTTACTCTGTTAATTTTGTTTACGCCTACTTTTTGGAGAAAGTAA
- the hemG gene encoding menaquinone-dependent protoporphyrinogen IX dehydrogenase: protein MKTLILYSSRNGHTCKIAHFIANFFRQSKFCDVKNLHSNFDINLEKYQRIVIGASVRYGYFSIKFYKFVKDKIYYLNSIPSAFYAVNLLARYDHYSTPNTNVYTKKFLKNTLWCPKISAVFAGALKYSQYNILIKLLIFSIMKINNKNMSIKNDIEFTDWEQVKEFANHIIQL, encoded by the coding sequence ATGAAAACATTAATATTATATTCAAGTCGAAATGGTCATACTTGTAAAATTGCACATTTTATTGCAAATTTTTTTCGTCAGTCTAAATTTTGTGACGTAAAAAATTTACATAGTAATTTTGATATTAATTTAGAAAAATATCAGCGTATAGTCATTGGTGCATCCGTAAGATATGGATATTTTTCAATAAAATTTTATAAATTTGTCAAAGATAAGATATATTATTTAAATTCTATTCCTAGTGCGTTTTATGCAGTCAATCTTCTTGCTAGATACGATCATTACAGTACTCCAAATACTAACGTATACACAAAAAAATTTTTAAAAAACACATTATGGTGTCCAAAAATATCAGCAGTTTTTGCAGGAGCATTAAAATATTCGCAGTATAATATATTAATTAAATTGTTAATTTTTTCTATTATGAAAATTAATAACAAAAATATGTCTATTAAAAATGATATAGAATTTACTGATTGGGAACAAGTAAAAGAATTTGCTAATCATATTATACAGTTATAA
- the ubiD gene encoding 4-hydroxy-3-polyprenylbenzoate decarboxylase, with the protein MQYKSLRNFVDILEKKNQIKRILLPIDPNLEITEIAYRTLQAKGPALIFENPLGYNIPVLCNLFGTQERILMGIGRSTLDSLRELGNLIAFLRKPELPCNFRDFFNMAPKFTTILSMLTKKVKNAPCQEEVISGNKVDLGILPIMRCWPEDVAPLITWGLTITKGLYKKRQNLGIYRQQILSKNKTLIRWLPNRGGFSDFQTWLKAKKNKDQVFPVAVALGPDPATMLAAVTPIPDNISEYSFAGLLRKNKTEVVKCISSDLEVPANSEIILEGFLSDQFSEEGPYGDHTGYYNEVEVFPIFTVTHITKRKNPLYHSTYTGKPIDEPAMIGSVLNELFIPILQKQFPEIIDFYLPPECCSYRMCIVSIQKMYVGHSRQLMISIWSILRQFMYIKFIIVCDNDINIRNWKEVMWSLSTRVDPMRDTIIIDNMPIDYLDFSSPKKGLGSKIGIDATNKWNGETSRNWGKPISMDKRTKMRIDKIWDNLNIC; encoded by the coding sequence ATGCAATATAAAAGTTTACGAAACTTCGTTGATATCTTAGAAAAAAAAAATCAAATAAAACGCATTTTATTACCTATCGACCCTAATTTAGAAATTACTGAGATAGCATATCGAACTTTACAAGCAAAGGGTCCAGCTTTAATTTTTGAAAATCCATTAGGGTATAATATACCGGTTCTATGCAATTTGTTTGGTACACAAGAACGTATACTTATGGGAATAGGAAGGAGTACTCTAGACTCTTTAAGAGAATTAGGAAATTTAATTGCTTTTTTAAGAAAACCAGAATTACCTTGTAATTTCCGTGATTTTTTTAATATGGCTCCAAAATTTACTACTATATTAAGCATGCTAACTAAAAAAGTCAAAAATGCTCCATGTCAGGAAGAAGTAATTTCTGGAAATAAAGTAGATCTAGGAATTCTACCTATTATGCGTTGTTGGCCCGAAGATGTTGCACCTCTAATTACATGGGGTTTAACTATCACAAAAGGTTTATATAAAAAAAGACAGAATCTTGGAATTTATCGACAGCAAATATTGTCTAAAAATAAAACTCTTATCAGATGGCTTCCTAATCGAGGAGGATTTTCAGATTTTCAAACATGGTTGAAAGCAAAAAAAAACAAGGATCAAGTGTTTCCTGTTGCAGTCGCTTTAGGTCCTGATCCAGCTACTATGCTAGCTGCAGTTACACCTATTCCAGACAATATATCCGAATATTCGTTTGCAGGTCTATTAAGAAAAAACAAAACAGAGGTAGTAAAATGCATATCTTCTGATTTAGAAGTACCAGCAAATTCTGAAATTATCTTAGAAGGTTTTTTGAGTGATCAATTTTCAGAAGAAGGTCCATATGGAGATCATACTGGATATTATAATGAAGTTGAAGTATTTCCTATATTTACAGTTACACATATTACTAAAAGAAAAAATCCTCTATATCATTCTACGTATACAGGAAAACCAATAGACGAACCAGCTATGATTGGATCAGTGTTAAATGAGCTTTTTATACCTATATTACAAAAACAATTTCCGGAAATAATAGATTTTTATTTACCTCCAGAATGTTGTTCATATCGAATGTGTATTGTTAGTATACAAAAAATGTATGTCGGACATTCAAGACAATTAATGATAAGTATCTGGTCTATTTTGCGTCAATTTATGTATATTAAATTTATTATTGTATGTGACAATGATATAAACATAAGAAATTGGAAAGAAGTAATGTGGTCTTTATCAACTAGAGTAGATCCAATGCGAGATACAATAATAATTGATAATATGCCAATAGATTACTTAGATTTCTCTTCTCCAAAAAAAGGTTTAGGTTCTAAAATAGGTATAGATGCAACAAATAAATGGAATGGAGAAACTTCAAGAAATTGGGGAAAGCCAATTAGCATGGATAAACGAACAAAAATGAGAATTGATAAAATTTGGGATAATTTAAATATATGTTGA